From Sphingomonas bisphenolicum, one genomic window encodes:
- a CDS encoding DEAD/DEAH box helicase, with protein sequence MNLAFTAMQIARTLAEDDILFLADDEQQAEALTAAVRCLRPENPVIHVASSDALPGDPVPASPANAGRRAAALRALRLTQQDKERRPVACILSGEAAARRYAAPQAFDRAPPTVRVGDPVDTEAFRAALVDLGYFADDRVDEPGEMAIRGDVIDLFPADAGLPARIDLLDGKVSAVRAYDPVTQRTIAEMEALEIGRAAEPPVWEAVTILDHLTPGVLAQSDKADRRRQRFIQLATDAVARNGKTIDAMDDAAWSRACKSWRSMSFDDAIKAVPRFAQAASPLTALARFAKPLLAEGRALLLAGSRRDLRFLRTRVGKRLALDLSEVTDWTSIEDLKAGSGASITMPVDAGFVDEQLILIAAADLIGSRAVMDDDAIATANPWASSGAEIRVGDVVVHEDHGVGRVLGLAPAPTQGKADNGAEMIALEYAGGARRLVTIDDAEKIWRYGADANAVTFDRLDGASWLKRRGAIDAAIAESAKALAALAEARASLTAPIMAPDPAVYERFANGFPFNETADQARAIAAVRDDLTSGKPMDRLVVGDVGYGKTEVALRAAALAALAGYQVVIAAPTTVLVRQHIENFQRRFEGSGIQVAGLSRLSSAAEKKAVKAGLADGSVHIVIGTGAVMAKGVTYTKLGLVVVDEEQRFGAADKVKLRGAGDVHLLTLSATPIPRTLQMALIGLQQISVIATPPARRQPIRTSLDQYEDGRIRTALLREKGRGGQSFVVVPRIEDMATLSEKLRRVVPDLALVEAHGKMPATEIDAVMVGFGQGQGDILLATNIIEAGLDVPRANTMIVWRADRFGLAQLHQLRGRVGRGNRRGQVILLTQSEEAIGERTLKRLRTLATFDRLGAGFDISAQDLDMRGAGDLLGENQAGHIKLIGIDLYQHLLGAALRQARGEAVERWTPDLHLGSGGGLPQGWIPEADVRLALYVRLSRIMDDDGMDAFEDELIDRFGPLPQEAAMLLMRARIRVAARTLSIARIDAGPAAIALTLRCDRTGDLRALGLVEKNGRLLLQQPTQDDERIPRVQSLLDALAMMA encoded by the coding sequence ATGAACCTCGCCTTCACCGCGATGCAGATCGCCCGGACCCTCGCCGAGGACGACATCCTTTTCCTCGCCGATGACGAGCAACAGGCCGAAGCGCTCACCGCTGCTGTGCGCTGCCTCCGGCCCGAAAACCCCGTCATTCATGTCGCATCGAGCGATGCTCTCCCCGGTGACCCCGTTCCCGCCTCCCCCGCCAATGCCGGCAGGCGAGCGGCGGCGTTGCGCGCGTTGCGGCTTACGCAGCAGGACAAGGAACGGCGCCCGGTCGCCTGCATATTGAGCGGCGAGGCGGCAGCGCGTCGCTATGCCGCGCCCCAGGCGTTCGATCGTGCGCCGCCGACGGTGCGCGTTGGCGATCCTGTCGACACGGAAGCCTTCAGGGCCGCGCTAGTCGATCTCGGCTATTTCGCCGACGATCGTGTCGACGAACCAGGCGAAATGGCGATCCGGGGCGATGTTATCGACCTATTCCCTGCGGATGCCGGCCTGCCGGCGCGTATCGACCTGCTGGACGGTAAGGTCAGCGCGGTTCGCGCCTATGATCCGGTGACCCAGCGAACGATCGCGGAGATGGAGGCGCTCGAGATCGGGCGCGCCGCCGAGCCGCCTGTCTGGGAGGCCGTCACGATCCTGGATCATCTGACGCCGGGCGTGCTTGCCCAATCGGACAAGGCGGATCGGCGGCGGCAAAGGTTCATCCAGCTCGCTACCGATGCGGTGGCACGCAACGGCAAGACGATCGACGCGATGGATGACGCGGCCTGGTCACGCGCCTGCAAATCCTGGCGCAGCATGTCCTTTGACGATGCGATCAAGGCGGTTCCGCGTTTTGCGCAAGCAGCCTCGCCGCTCACCGCGTTGGCCCGCTTCGCCAAGCCGCTCCTGGCCGAAGGGCGCGCATTGCTGCTCGCGGGCAGTCGGCGCGATCTGCGCTTCCTGCGCACGCGGGTCGGCAAACGCCTCGCGCTCGACCTTTCCGAAGTCACCGACTGGACCAGTATCGAAGACCTGAAAGCCGGAAGCGGCGCGAGTATCACGATGCCGGTCGATGCCGGATTCGTCGACGAACAGCTGATCCTAATCGCCGCTGCGGATCTGATTGGCAGCCGCGCCGTCATGGACGACGACGCCATCGCGACCGCCAATCCCTGGGCGAGCAGCGGCGCGGAGATTCGCGTCGGCGACGTCGTGGTGCATGAGGATCATGGCGTGGGGCGCGTGCTCGGGCTCGCACCCGCCCCGACCCAGGGCAAAGCGGACAATGGCGCGGAGATGATCGCGCTGGAATATGCCGGCGGCGCGCGCCGGCTGGTCACGATCGACGATGCCGAAAAGATTTGGCGCTATGGTGCGGATGCCAACGCCGTGACGTTCGACAGGCTCGACGGCGCATCCTGGCTCAAGCGGCGGGGCGCGATCGACGCAGCCATCGCGGAAAGCGCCAAGGCCCTCGCAGCGCTGGCGGAGGCGCGTGCGAGCCTCACCGCACCGATCATGGCGCCCGATCCGGCAGTCTATGAACGCTTTGCGAACGGCTTCCCCTTCAACGAAACGGCGGACCAGGCGCGCGCCATCGCGGCCGTCCGCGACGACCTGACAAGCGGGAAGCCGATGGATCGCCTGGTCGTGGGCGACGTGGGCTACGGAAAGACGGAGGTCGCGCTGCGCGCCGCAGCCCTGGCCGCGCTCGCCGGCTATCAGGTGGTGATCGCCGCGCCCACCACGGTGCTCGTTCGCCAGCATATCGAAAATTTCCAGCGGCGGTTCGAAGGATCGGGCATTCAGGTCGCGGGCCTGTCGCGCCTGTCCAGCGCGGCGGAAAAGAAGGCCGTCAAAGCGGGGCTTGCCGACGGGTCTGTGCACATCGTGATCGGCACCGGCGCGGTCATGGCCAAGGGCGTGACCTATACGAAGCTCGGCCTAGTCGTGGTCGACGAGGAGCAGCGCTTCGGCGCCGCCGACAAGGTGAAGCTGCGCGGCGCGGGCGATGTGCATCTGCTGACGCTCAGCGCAACGCCAATCCCGCGCACCTTGCAGATGGCGCTTATCGGCTTGCAGCAGATATCGGTCATCGCCACGCCGCCCGCCCGCCGCCAGCCGATCCGTACCAGCCTCGACCAATATGAGGACGGGCGCATCCGCACCGCATTGCTCCGCGAAAAAGGGCGCGGCGGGCAAAGCTTCGTAGTGGTGCCGCGTATCGAGGATATGGCGACACTGTCCGAAAAGCTCCGTCGCGTCGTACCCGACCTCGCTCTGGTCGAGGCCCATGGCAAGATGCCGGCGACGGAGATCGACGCGGTCATGGTCGGGTTCGGGCAGGGACAGGGCGACATATTGCTGGCGACGAACATCATCGAAGCCGGACTGGACGTGCCGCGCGCCAATACGATGATCGTCTGGCGCGCCGACCGCTTCGGCCTTGCGCAATTGCACCAGCTGCGCGGCCGGGTGGGCCGCGGCAATCGGCGCGGACAGGTGATCCTTCTGACTCAAAGCGAGGAGGCGATCGGTGAGCGGACATTGAAGCGACTTCGTACCTTGGCGACGTTCGATCGTCTGGGTGCGGGGTTCGACATCAGTGCGCAGGACCTCGACATGCGCGGCGCGGGCGACCTGCTGGGCGAAAACCAGGCAGGACATATCAAACTCATCGGCATCGACCTCTATCAGCATTTGCTCGGCGCCGCGCTGCGCCAGGCGCGCGGTGAGGCGGTGGAGCGCTGGACGCCGGACCTTCATCTCGGCTCCGGCGGTGGCTTGCCGCAGGGCTGGATTCCCGAAGCAGATGTTAGGCTCGCACTCTATGTCCGTCTGTCGCGCATCATGGACGATGACGGAATGGATGCCTTCGAGGACGAATTGATCGACAGGTTCGGCCCTCTCCCCCAGGAGGCCGCCATGCTGCTGATGCGGGCCCGGATTCGCGTGGCGGCACGCACCCTGTCTATCGCGCGGATCGATGCCGGTCCCGCCGCCATCGCGCTTACCCTTCGCTGCGATCGAACGGGAGATCTGAGAGCATTGGGCCTAGTCGAGAAGAACGGCCGCCTGCTGCTGCAGCAGCCGACGCAGGACGACGAGCGCATCCCGCGCGTGCAATCCTTGCTGGACGCGCTTGCAATGATGGCCTGA